In Solanum lycopersicum chromosome 3, SLM_r2.1, the genomic stretch GTAGGGGGTTTTCGGGGcttgcgccctgaggactccgggggggtagaggggttctcggggcgtgcgcccttaGGACTCCGGGGGGTAGGGGGTTCTCGGGgtgtgcgccctgaggactccggggggtgAGGGGGTTCtaggggcgtgcgccctgaggactccggggggttAGGGGGGTTCTAGGGGCGTGCGtcctgaggactccgggggggtagggggttctcggggcgtgcgccctaaGGACTCCGGGAGGGGGTAAGGGGgtggttctcggggcgtgcgccctgaggactccgggaGGGGGTAAGGGGGgtggttctcggggcgtgcgccctgaggactccgggaGGGGGTAAGGGGGGAGGGTTCTCGGGgagtgcgccctgaggacttcGGGAGGGGGTaaggggggttctcggggcgtgcgccctgaggactccgggaGGGGGTAAGGGGGGGTAAGGGAGGGAGGGTTCTCGTGGcttgcgccctgaggactccgggaGGGCGTAAGGGGGGGTAAGGGagggggggttctcggggcgtgcgccctgaggactccgggaGGGGGTTAGGGGGGTAAGGgaggggggttctcggggcgtgcgccctgaggactccggggggtaggggggttctcggggcgtgcgccctgaggactccggggggtaGGGGGGTtatcggggcgtgcgccctgaggactccggggtGTGGGGGGTtatcggggcgtgcgccctgaggactccggtgggggggtgggggggttatcggggcgtgcgccctaaGGACTCCGGTGGGGGGGCGGGGGTtatcggggcgtgcgccctgaggactcagGGGGTGGGGGGTTATCGGGGGGTAGGGGGTtatcggggcgtgcgccctgaggacttcggtgggggggagggggttctcggggcgtgcgccctgaggactccggtgggggggggggggggggggggggggttatcggggcgtgcgccctgaggactccggggagtgggggggttctcggggcgtgtgCTTTGAGGACTCCGGGGGGGTTCTCGGGTCGTGCGCCCTAAGGACTCCAGGGGgtggggggttctcggggcatgcgccctgaggactccgggggggTTCTCTGGGCGTGCGtcctgaggactccgggggggttctcggggcgtgcgccctgaggaatCCAGGGGGTGGGGGGGTTCttggggcgtgcgccctgaggactccgagTTCCTTGctttattttttggtttgtaTAGAACAAGAAAGTGTAATTGAGGCATATCCAATACTTTAATTTTCAGGATATTTTGACTCTACAATAGACATCCATTAAAGAACCTTAAGATTTTGTAAAATGGTAAAATGTTAGTTAGCAAGGCAAGCTAATTGTGAAAACGTCACAAATAAAAGTTGAGATTGAGTCTCATGCGTTTTAAGATCGTGTGAATGTTGATACTCgacaaaattgatatgaaaatatttgaagaattcATTCAAAGTTTtgcatttgaaattttgaaatacttATTTATAATCCTCATAtacaagcaagaattttttttcatgttgtgTAAACAAGTTGATAACTCGAATTAAACcctacaaaaattttaaaagacaaCAGATTTTTTGCTTAATCAAATTGAAGTGTGGAACTTGCAGAATTCTTTGATCCTGAAGAAATGATTCTTAGGAGGAGAGTCAAAACACATTCCAAAACTTTTCTACACACATGTGCTCCAAAAGAATGGTTATATCAATGTTAATAAACTTGTTCGAGTGACATGTGGTTGATTTGTTCTCAAGTCTCTAGCAACTACAACTTCTGAGTATATGGTGCACAAATTTGGAATCTGATGATTCAAGAATCTGgattaattgatattttcattAAGGAAAGTTAATACacgttttacttttttttccttacGAGGTTTTATCCTACTGAACTTTCCTTCTATgctttttaattaataaggtagCCTAAATACGTATTATTAGATACATTTCCTATTTTCCTTCACTAgagtttttacttttttaaaattcttttgtaGGGTGTTAACGAGGCATGTCTTTTAcagataaatattaaaattctatCTATAAGACCAAGTCAATTTTTCCCTATAATATAATCATTCTTCGAGAGAAATACACATTGGACATATCGTTGAACATGTCATGTTCCGTTTGATTTGTGCATGATGTGTGtccttttaccttttttttggAAAGTGTTAAGCGGATAAGCTTGCGGAAGGTTTATTTTCGCTATGGTTTTAATCTATCAATAATTCGATATACTTATATGCTTAATTCGTGTTTATTGTTACTTCTAGCTTGCAATTTGCTAGCAAATAATTAACAAGCAAAGAAAATATCGTAAAATTTATCCGTATCGAGTGTTTACATTAAGtatgtacatatatttaaattttttattcattttatttattaaatcacatattaataaaaattgcattaacttaaatattgaatacggataaaaaaaattcccttTTATTAGATAAAAAGTGACTGattatgaaagaaaagaaactgCACAAGTAAAAACTTCTGTGAAttgaaaatagagagaaatgAAATTCCTAAAATTATTCTCCCATTCGTTGAATTGGTTTGCAAAGTTTTAGACTTTTTGAAAGATCGTTAAATGAGATAATATCTCGTATGGTCATTTAACTTTGTatactttatttaaaaagtcattcaattttatttataacacTAAAGTCACTCAGTTATTAGTGTTTTacttagaaagtcactcaatttcACTtagaacaaattaaaataatttatttagttaaaatttaacgtttatttaaaattattttctaagaatttataagatatttatttttattttcttatttattgaccttctttaattattaaattacaatttttttaaaaaaacgaacagtaatatttttttaacacgttaaatttctaatttctaGTAAATTAATTGCGAGAATAAAAAagcatttttttctcttaattgcTACTACTGTACATTAAAAGTAACaatcatttattatttcttattaaattataagCAATGcttctataaattttattttttaatttgtcaatTGCACTATGCACAGTAtcaatcttttattattttttaaaaatatatatatttcaattaattaaattttaataaatagttaaattgcacatgttttttttaaaattagtttaaaatgaaattacatttcAGCAAAActtaataaagaaattatttaaattaggGAAAAGGGTATGCTTCGAAACTATtcgaaaaggtctagatatcctccgtttaaagtttggtttatTCATGCCCTCGTCATTcaacttttggtccaaatatgtCCTTATGGGCTTTAGTTGTCATGTTAGACATATCCAACACATTTTTCATTTCTGTAAATGCCACATGGAATTGACATGTAATTTTGTCCTTACCAcatgacatttatatgaaaatgaaaagatattcaGACTCATAAACACCTACTCCGACTCATAAATCAACcaccttttaaataaattatccgctcaattttcaacaattttgtttaatttttttatatataaactcCGAAACTAAGTAATtgacaaataattatatcaaccttaaattcaatttaaaaactttttttaaaaaaattattttttcgataaatccCGAAATGAGTAAAtctgataaataaaaaatatgaaaaaaaatataaaattaatctcaaaaattaaaaaataaatacagtaactttaaattcaacatttttttaatttttaattttttcggcaaatcccaaaaatgagtttattaacaaaaaatatgaaaaaaaatattttaaaaaaatacgcaaacaattcacaaataaaaatagaaaaatatgaaaaaaaaatataaagtaaaaaaattgttgaaattattgaattaaaagttactatatttatttgtgaattttgacgtaaactttttattttgttttcatatttttctctttttattaataaattgctcattttcaagatttgccaaaaaatataaaaataaaatgtagaaTGAAATGTTACTATATTCATTTGTGATCGTTTGGCGTTaagttgtatttttttcatacttttcatattttttattaatcaactactcatttttgagatttataaaaaaaataaaaaatttaaaaaaatattgaaatgttaaattTAAGGTTATTAGGCTTTAGTCATTGATAgacccttaaagttgtccgcataattcacttaaaCACCTCAACTGGGGtttgtacctattgaacacttcgACTCTTCTgaatttgaaccatttaaacACTTTGTGCATACGTGGCACAAAAAGTGTATTCTACACGTTTTTAGGCGCGTGAATCATTTAATCAgtgtctttttaattttcttttctcctggtattttttaaaaaaataaaaagaacaattcttctttcttctttttctttcttctttctcctttCTCTCTTAAAATTGCAAATCGCTGCCATCAATTATTCATAACAATAAAATCTACCatcttacatttttttttatagatttacTTCTTCTGAATTTATGCttaaatttaataagaaatGTGAATCCTTATTTCCtttgttataaaaaatgaaagaatataaTCTAAATTTTCTTGCCGGAAAAAATGGAGATCACCATTTTTATTTTACCGGAAAATATGGAGGCCACCGGAAAATATAAAGGCCACACACACAGCCTCAGGTTCACATCCATTCTTTCTTCATTAcaaaacaagaacaaaaattaaatttaaatcaaaacaaaaagacACTGaacatattcttttttataagaaaatatactaTCAATTGtgaaataggaacaaaaaagaaaacataaagagaagtaaagaaaaaaagaagaagataaattcatacttagtatatattaaaatctCCATTTGGAAAATAACAATGATGAAAAAGAGGTGATTTTAGTGagagaagaaaaggaaagattTGAGGTGGTGAGGGTGCTGGTGGGTGTGAGGGTGataacatgatttttattttattttttaaaaagttgaaattcttattttttttatttagattcttttattttcaaaattcatttatagaattattttaaatataaataccACGTGTCTTCATTTGatttgttattttgccacatcaGTTGCATGTGCATTACACGCACTTTCTCTTTTGACCAGGTCTTATAAAAATGTTTGATAGGTACTTATTTTTTAAGGTTTGAGTGTCTAATAGAAAAATGGGCATgttaaggtgtctaagtgaattttGCGGACAATTTCAAGGGGCCgcagatgacttaagcctaaatatatttgtgaaattttgactttaattttatatttttttcatattttttattaatcaattacttttTCGGGATTTaccgaaaaataaaaattaaacaaaattgttaaaaatgggACGGATGGTGATTTAAAAGGAGTTCATTCATGGGtcggattaggtgtttatgagtcTGAATATCTTTGCATTTTCATGTAAATATCATGTGataaggtcaaaatgacatgacaatttCATATGACATTTgcagaaatgaaaaatgagttggatgtCCAACATGGCAAGTAACGCCCATAAGGacatatttggaccaaaagttggatgGCGAGGACATGaatgaaccaaactttaaacggagggtatatctagtacaccttttcaaataatttagagGCATATTTGACCTTAtttcctttaaattaattagatgactttttaagtaaaatatgaTTAGTTGAGTGATTTTCTAAGTGGAATATTAATAATTGAACTTTTAAGTGgtaaaacaaagttgagtgactttttaagtaaaatactcaaagttgagtgattttctaagtaaactagtcaaaattGAGTGATCATCTGAGATATTAACTCGCTAAATAGGAGAATCGAACTAAGTTTGAAACCTATTTCCTCGTGTTCGAACCTATATTGGATCTCTAATTAAATTTGAGTTCGCTCTGCAGAGTTCATTTGAATGacgtttttaatataaattttttatacttaaGGCTCGAGTCAAAATCTTTGATTAAGAATGAAACACTTTCACCAGTGCATCACACAACACAGCTCGAATGGAGACATCTTTCACCAGTGCATCACATAGCACGGCTCAAATCGAGATATCTGATTAAGGACAAAAAACTCCAACCAACATATCTCAAACCCATGTCGGTGAAACAACAAGACTAAAATGGAGGCCAtcaatttttcaattgattGAAGCAAGCTTCTGGTctaaactatttaattttaaaaaatttgtaacatgataaaaacttgatttttttgagaatattatggataaatataaatatatcaaagtTTAGTAAGAACAAAACTTAATTCTATACGTATGCAGATGATGACATCAAGATATTCTAGGTGTGCATCGACAAGGAGTTCTACTCTGATGTAAAACAGAGctatgaaagaaaaaagagagattatatcaaaatccataaattatatatatcaaacaCCAAAATTTACATCATACATGACAATAATCATGGCTAGACGaagaataaatgaaattttCAATCTCGGAAATTCAGTAAAATCAAAAATCAACAgggaataatattttcaaaacagtGAACGCCGTCGAATTCCAGCGCGAACCTCTGCCTCttctgctgctgctgctgccgCGAAGACGGCGGCGGTGATGCCTCTCCGGCCTTCTTCAGAACACCAGTTGAAGAAGTAGCGGCGGTCTTTTGATCTGATACAATAGTTCCAACCCCTTGTTGTTCTGAAGAAGGCTTAGAAAAACTCAATTTCTGCCCAAAAAGTTCAGCAGAAAGCGCATCAAAGGAACTGAAAATTGACATCATCATCGTTTCTTCTAACTTgcaaataacaagaaaattaagaaagtatTGCTTTGTTGGATATGAGAAGTGTGTTTAtgttgaattaaattaaaactcgAGTTGTAAGAAGAGAAGTTGCAGAAGCAGAGTATATATAGGGGAAGTGGATTAAAGAATGATCTGGAAAGTAAAACGAAATTTCGAATACTGTTTCTCTAATTCGTTGAACTGGGTCAGCGAATCGACTTAACGCGTGTCAATTGGGtctacatttatattttttattttcaaacgaCCTAATATAGAACTTCTGGATTTAACTGGAAATTACCTAATTCCAATAACAATCAcaattttagaaattaattaaaattaaattttacatcattttaaaatacttaatattatttaaaacttGTGTATTCAAAATCACATCATGATTTAGAAGTTTTGAATCTCAAATTTTAGGTGATACACAGAGAAggatgtattatttttttttagtaggACATTAGCTGTGGCGTAGCCACATACGAGGGCGTTCAATTAGACACCCTTCGTCagaaaaaattaacatatatataaataaaataatatataaagtgattaaatattttattttaaaacacttttaatataataaattactaTTTCTGGACGCcctttaaaaattttaacttcgAAATGAAATGAAGAGTTGTGGATAAGCTCAAAGACCATTTCTATATTAGTGGGAGTTTGGGAGTGACGTGATCAATGAAGTTGAGTTTGGAACTTgtttaactttgaaaaaaaaactatttcaaaaatatgattttaaaagtaatatgtttctaaaatataatattcaatttttaagagatatttatttaaataatatcatcccttaaaaatgatatatggaCTTTTATGGGTTCTTGTAGtcaaagttattgaattgaaaCAGCCATGATTGACGTTGCTGTGTGTTAGCAAGTTGTGAATGGAGGAATCTTCTTCGACCGTGATTATTCAATATCTAGACATAGGAATTTTTGACAAGGCgtataaaaattgtattattgaaaaagaaatagttacaaataataatattgaaactAATTAtgcttaaattaatttttatacattatttaattttatgtattaaaaataaccTCCACATTTTTCTTTAGTTGTATACACTTTCGAAGCAATCACGTTTTGAAAAATTGTACTAAATAATGGATTAATgatactaaaatttaatacgTGCTTAAATACCTTCCGTGAAACACCTCCTAATTAATacagaaataatataaataatgtatgtGTTAGTTTCAAACCAGGATAAAATGTAACGTACGGGTAATTTGTAATACCCAAGAGTGCATATAAGGCAAGCAATCATGAAAGTGAATTTACGaaagtgatatatatatatatatatatatttttagatgaGCTAAGGGTAGTTATGATATTATTCCAAATGGTATATAGCTCTCATATGGTGTTAGCAATAAATCCTACGATGAATAGCAGTATCGATGCACCTTAATTGTAAATATTCGTTAATTTGGTTCAATCTCGCTAGCACATGTAACAAAGAGAAAATCACCTAGCATTTTGTAGTTACTGAGATTTCAATCTTGACCTTCCATAGTTTGTTTTCATGGAAATGTGACATTTAGTCTTTGTGTAACAAACTCAAACACTATATAGCAAAGAGTAATATTTAGAGATCAAATTTAGATTCTAATTAACACATTCCATCATGAATATTAATAAGAATTATAGCAACACAATAATGAGAAATTAGCAAACAATCCAGACCTCCCTAATATGTtgcaaattaaaatagaaactCCTAATCAAACAAGCTCAATCCCAAATCCTCGTCACTGTCCTCCTTCATCTCCTCctgcaaccacacaatcaagtaaatacgtcataaattgagacagagagaataataaaaactatttaatacgtaatataacatttatgataaatttattacCTTTTTCTCCTCAGCTGCGGGAGCGGCAGCACCACCACCACCTCCACCAACGGGGGCAGCAGCAACAGCCACTGCTGGACCGCCACCCGTCCCAACGGTCAAAATGAGATCTTCAATATCCCTCTTCTCAAATAGCTTGGCGAAAAGACTAGGCCAATAAGACTCCACTGAAATATTAGCTGCCTTCACCACCGTAGCAATCTTCTCTGCCTGAAATTACAATTAAACATTATGTTAATTGAAacattatcataaaattaaaatggattAGCGGGTAAAATGAAAGATGATTATTTACAGTAATGGGAATTCCATCATCAAAGAGAAGCAAAGCAGCATAGGTACAACCAAGTTCCCCAACTGACATATTTGCACAATTGATGAAGTTATtaattaagaataataaaaaagagattagaacaaaaatcaattttgattataaaaaataagttagtaTTTAGAGGACCGTAAAACTAATAGATACGAACTATTAGGGTGGAGGAGTACGTTACGGATTTCAGGTGCTACGGGTCTAACGGCTTTACACACGAATAGCTACATTTTAAACATAGTgttacccttttttttttactatcttccatatttatttatttgtttggttACCCAACTTGTGGAAGTGTAGTGTCAAATTTAGTTAGATTATATTTGTATCCTTAGTTGAGAATATCAAGTGTTGATCATTTGTAAACTTTAGATCTAGCAAAGGCGATGTAACTATTTTCCACGTAGTAGTAAAGCAAATGCTCATTCACAAAAATGCAATCAATTAGTAGAATTAACGTATAAAACATTATTCCTAGTAATGATTTATTTACTACTTCGATGAACTGAATTAAATATTAGCTTAATTCAGTCGGAAATACTAACTTTGGATGAATTCAAGTTCCAAAAGATTTTTTACGAAATTGCCTCTTAAGCTGATTACGGTtcataaaatttgaaacatGAAAGGTACTTTGAACAAAACCCTAACGCAATgcaatcaatatttttataaataaataatttatatttagaaaGTATGCAATGAATAGCCTTTTTAGTACAACAAACCAAACAATCAGTAATAAATAATACAGGTTGCATAACACATCCCAACATATTCAAACTAAACAACTCCAATAGTTCTCTCATTTCATTGAAAGACCTCAATTATACTAACTACCACTTAACCCTAACGAATCAACTTTTCACGATAAATTTCATTAACAGTTGAGAGATCAGATTAATGCCTGCAGAGTATTTTGTGCACCAAGTTATTACATTTTTTGTAGTTAAGACCGATCAGAAGAGAACGTTTTGGCGAGGTATTTTGACTGGGAATATCAAAAGCTTAAACAAATACCAAGTGCAAGAAGAGACGATCAGACACAGCATCACATCGACAACAAATGAAAGCAACTGTCTCAACACgctaatttttaatatagtcaGTCGGAACTAAGTTAAAAACCACTGTGCAAAAGTCTACATGTTTGATTGGCCAGTAACTAATGACAGCCGAGATACTGCAGCTCTCACAGATAAAACAACACATTACTAGGACAGACCTCCAAAGGTTCCAGTCTTTAATACAGCTCTAGTCCATAGCAGACTCCTATCAAACTAAGAACATAGAGTTTC encodes the following:
- the LOC101248276 gene encoding uncharacterized protein, which produces MMMSIFSSFDALSAELFGQKLSFSKPSSEQQGVGTIVSDQKTAATSSTGVLKKAGEASPPPSSRQQQQQKRQRFALEFDGVHCFENIIPC
- the LOC101247992 gene encoding large ribosomal subunit protein P1-like — encoded protein: MSVGELGCTYAALLLFDDGIPITAEKIATVVKAANISVESYWPSLFAKLFEKRDIEDLILTVGTGGGPAVAVAAAPVGGGGGGAAAPAAEEKKEEMKEDSDEDLGLSLFD